In Nymphaea colorata isolate Beijing-Zhang1983 chromosome 10, ASM883128v2, whole genome shotgun sequence, the genomic stretch TCTACAGGagtgcctttttctttttctttttttttttccttttaaaagcaCGTAGCTTCACGCAAAAATATAACAGACTCGTGTTTACTCTTGTAACAAAGGCAGCTGAACAGCCTCAAGGAGTTGGGCATAACTGGTCAGATCAATGACTAATGACTGGTAGAAGGCCAGTCTCTAGTTTGGTGGCCAGAAACCCAATGCCGCCTAGACCATGGGGGCAATGGGAACGGGGGGAGGCTTCTTCTTCGTCACTGGAACAAATGGCAgctaaataaaaatataaattttttaagaaatatgaGCATCTTAGTAACAAAAAGGAAGACTTTTAGAGAATAAGTGGCATCTCATGAATGTGGTAGAGTTTGCAGGGTTCAATAACACCTTTATCCGTGACATCTAAGCAGCATGATACTAGATCTTCAAAAAATTCCTAAATTAAGAAGATacattcaaatagaaaaaaggcCGCACTAATGCCTTCCCCACACTAGGGTCTCGCTCACCTGCCCCTGCAATGTTTCCCAAGCGTATGATTCTTCAGGTCCACGCAAAGGGGCACAGCGTTGCTCCTTACAGGTACATAAATCTCATCCACCTCAGGATGATGCAAAAACAGAAAGGACGTTCCTCTTGAGTACAAACTCGTCGGCCTTTGATGGGCTTACGGACTGCAACAGAAtaaaaggagaagaatgaagaaaatgagatgCCAATTAAGAAGTTTCCACAAAAAGGCAGTCCGCGAGAACACCTACTTATCAACTAGGTACTATGGTGTGTATTATCCAAGAATGCGGGTTAAAGAAGAAACAACTTGATGGTACGCATAATATTCCAGAAAGGAGTGCATCATGCAAGCATTGGTGTGCAATCAATCACTATGGGATCAATATCCATGTAAGAACTCCAAAATTAAggtacaacatatatatacctTCTCCAACATACGCTGCAGCCTCTCCATCTCTTTCTTGGGGTAATCCACGCCCTTCTCTATAAAGGCTTTTGCTGCCTTTGCATATATCTTACCATACCTAAAAGCAAGTGCATGCATCAGTTCCTTCAGgtcaaaacagagaaaaagtTCCTCGAGCACAATGACACAAATTGCTGCATAGGAACTTTATGTTTATATCTTTATAAAGTCCTGATGACTAACAAGAGAACACCCTCCCCTTTAACAGTAGTTTATTTGTAAATTTATGGAGTGAAAAATTCCACTTTATTTCATAGTAATACTTTGTTGTATTAACTAATAAaattcagcaattttttttaaagaccaAATGTTTTGAAGACCTGGCAAAAGTTTCCTTACAAGAACATCCAGGCAAACGAGAGTCAACTAAGGAGAGAATCATCATTGATGATGAATTCTTTTCAAAAGCGCAGAGGGAAAACCCAGTCTTCAATTGTAATCCTAATATGGGTAGCAGTAAAACCCCGGAGGTCCACCATGGCTCCTCCAGAAGGTACACGCAGCTTTCCAATACAGAAGGGGCTGCACGTATGAGAATCAAAGCTTATCTGTCCATATTCCACAAAACAGCCTAGGCATATCCCACCACGCCAACCGCCAAGGATGTTTGATTGGTGTGACAGGTGAAACACAATGTGTTCCTCCTCAATAAAAATAAGGACAGACCCATAACTTCTGTGTGTTTCTTGCTTGACCACTGAGAAGAACATTGGGAGTTTCTCTAACGCAAGCATTCTTTCTTACCAAACATCATGTTTGTGTCTTGGCAATGGATGTTTGTCCCAGACATAAGGAGAATAAGAAATATGTTTGATAAGGTAAGATCTGCAGTCTGATGTTTTGACACGATAACCACAAGAAAGAAAGTCCTCCAGAAGGATCAGTACCTTGCAGCAGATCCTTCTAGTTTATCGACCTCCTCCTCAATCTGGGACAAAACTGCCTTCCGTTCACCCTCAGCAGCATCCACAAGCTCCTTCACTAATGCACTCAAACTTGAGACTATACCAGCCTATTGCAAGCAACATGTAAGCTCATTTAGTAATGTTGAGTTGAGAAGAAAGTACACAACCATATATAACATAAAGCTTCAGGCTTGCTAACCACTCACTTGAGAAGTAAGGTGCCCCTTTGAATCACGACTAGTGCCAGCTTTTCCATTGATAAAGGTGACAAAATCATCCAGATCTCGACCACCATCATAGTCTTCACCAGCCTTGTTATCTTTTGGGAAGAACTTCAATGTTGGGAACCCACTGATGCCATACCTGATTTGGTGAACAAAAAATTGacatatccaatttcaaatgattAATTCCACTTGGATTTTGGTGCACAAATAGAACAAGAAGGGAACACTaataaaatttgatttgcaAAGAGGAAATTCAGAGATTTCCATTGAATGAAATCACACTGAAGCAATCAGCAAGTATCATATGCAGTATGCACCAACCACTTCAACAAAGAGTAACCTGCCACAAAATTACATTTTGTAAAAATCCCCCACACACCCCCCCCCACCCCGCacccccaacaaaaaaaaagaggtagagagagaaggCCCTTTTGGCAGCACAAATCCTTCTGAAAAGCTCATAACAGAGAGTAAATGGCATGTATTGTCCTACTCAGACTCTTAGAGAAGATGCTTCATCCTcgagaaacagaaaacaaagcCCACTATATCGCTACCATTTTCAAAtggttaaaaaagaaaagcaacacaAATTGCCATAACTTCAGACACCTAATCACCTATATGTTCACGAGTTCAATTTGTTCCTGGTGTCAAATATGGAAAAGAGCTGGGTGTTTTGAGTCATTTTGCAAGCATCCATGTTTGCTGAATCTCATTACTTTTCCTCGTTCAATAAATTGGCTGTAGAAACCTTCAACTTTCTGAAGAAGGGTATCCTTTCCTTTTAACTGGCGATCATTGTTCTATTGATAAACATATATGGTTTACAGCACACCAAAACCAACatcaaaagcaacaaaattacCATACTAACAAGCACTTCCAGAAATATCACGAGCATTATCATCAAGTCAGGAAGAGAAGATGAACCAAATTGCTTCTATGAAGAGTGCTGTAAAGTGTAAACCAAATGTCATCCCTCTCTCATTGAGTACCATGACAGACACTAGATATATTGATCTTTACCCGCCACCCAACAACCAGCATAAACCTTGGTTGACAGATTTGTGCATTAAATTGAGGCTAGTTGAGTTGTAGGCCTTTCCACTGTGAAGTGTGAAGGTAATGGAGTCTAAACCAGATTTAACCTGAACGTCCAAGACTACAACGGTATGTTGGAAGAAGCAAAATAGCTGTGTCAGTTGCTACCATTGAAGCAGGCTGGCATAATGAATACTTGGACAAGCTCAAAGTCATAAACTGGCCCTAGGCCACCTCAAGAGCATCACATTTTAGGTTTCAACAAGGCCGAAGCCACTTGCTTAAGGCTCATAAGAGAGAAAGCTCAAGACCACAGCTCATCCAAGCACAATCAGATAATCAGTCTTAACCACTAAGTAGGACGTATCTAAGACCATACAAACAAATTGCATCACACTGACAATCTTTTGAATGAAGAATGCAACTAGAATACAAGTACTCACTTCTCCGCCAAATCCTTGTACTTATCTGCATCAAGGTTAGCAATTACTACATCCTCCTCTAGCTTGAAAGCTGTTGCAACCTTCTCGTAAGTCTACACCACATGAACAACAAACAAGATGCAGGTTAAGAAAGCTACAGGATGAAACACAAACATAATTCCTTGCCCAAAAATTTCTGAACTGTAGAAGTATAATGTATTCCGAACTTACAGGGGCAAGACTCTTGCAATGACCACACCTGACAAGCAGAAAAGTTCAGATGACAATGAAGTTCACGATCTATATCACAAAAGGGTTTTGACTTTGGATAATACCAAGTGTAACATAAACAGAACCAAATATTAAGAAATTACCATGGTGCATAGAActcaacaagaacattcttctTCTCGTCTAAGACAACTTCATCAAAATTATGTTCGGTCAACACAACTACATCGGAAGGAATCACAGCTAACTTCATATTGGTGCCTGCAGACCACAAAAGTCATTTATTAAACCAGTTTAAAGTACCATATCTCACAAAAGTGTAGAGATTTATAAAAAATCAAACCCAATGCCTATGAAAGAAATCCTAAGAACCTAATATCAAACTCACAGATACAATCAAGAAAAACTACTTGAACACTTAAAAGCCACAAGAAATTACAAGACACTGCACCAATGTAGGGGCACCAAGCACAAAGCAAGTTTGGCATTAATGAGCAAAAAGCAGCACATGCACAAAGCAAGATTGGTATTAATGAGCAACAAGAAGCACCATGCAGTCTTGCGGGTCAGCTTCCCCATGTGAACCCAGACAAGACACACGTCTAAAGTTTAAAAGGTGTTCTACATGGAATATTAGATCCTAAAGATATTATATTCAATATCTTCAACAAACTGCCTATAGGAAAGGAAGCACCTCTATGATTGACCTTCTCAGCATGATCACTCTAACCATTCCAAAGTGACAACAGGAAAGACAGAAGCAAATAATGAAATGgacaagaaaattttggttgttATTTTTACAAGCATCAGCAAGATAACGAACGGAGAGAGAAGAAAttattgaagaaattgagaataaGGTTCATCATGCCTGTCTAAGTCACATAGGCACGAATACGAGTCGGATacacaattttaaaaaatcttggTATCGGGGTACGACAAAAAAAGTGTGTGTTAGAGTCTctagactatatatatatataagacaatgTTTAATAGTACCTTTTATGGTGCCTACATAAATTCATAAACCATAGTGAGgctaaaaaaatatgattaaagCGAAAGAAAAAATGTGGTTTGGATCAGTTCCGATCCGGAACCTATCCAAACGCACCAACAGCATACCACTGTGCTGGTATTGGCATACCGCTGTACCGCTGAAACTCAAACATAATGCAGGCGAAAAGCACCTGTCATGAAAACCCATGGTCCCAAGGTCAGTCTCAGGATAAACCTTGCCTGCTCATGGATTTCCATGCTCCTAAAAGGCCTTGCATGCTAAACTATGGTGAAATTCAGGCAGGAACCTCAATCATTCTGGCAGAAAAACAAGCCAACATTCAAAGGAAACATCAACAAGTGCTGGGACTTGTCATCTTTTTGAAGGATGCTAACAAGTCAACCAAACATTCCGATCTGCTCTATAGTCTGTTACTATGATTTGTCAACAATTTGGGCAATACcaataattttcttgtttgttttatgGAATAACAAAAGGTATTAAACTTGTAAAGAATGCAAGCTTCCCAACAGGAGCCCATAGGATAATGGGAGGAAAACACCCCAACACCCCccccaccccaaaaaaaaaaaaaaaaaaaagacatagaGAAGAAAGGAATGAGACAAGCTACTCATGCTCTTGTAAAGTGCTTGTGTGGAATTTATATAAGTGATCATGAGTACTTGGATTGGCAGAACCATACACGCCAGCTTCTTAAAAAGAATAGCTTGTGTCACATGGTTTAGGATGGATTGTCGAATAAATGATCAGGAGTCTTTAAGCTTGCAAGCACCACATTTAGTGATAAGGTTATTACTTATTTTTGAAACAACACATTCATTGTGAACGAGCCAGCTCAAGCTGGCCTTCATCTGACTTCAAAACAATCTTTATTCTTCTTCCAAGCCACCATTGGAATAAAAGAAGTTTGAACAATTCCACTTTGAACGCATTTACATCTCTACACATATCTTTAAGCTTGCAAGCACCATATTTAGTGATAAGGTTACTACTTGTTTTTGAAACAATGTATTCTTTGTGAACTAGCCAGCTCAAGCGGGCCTTCTGACttcaaaacaatttttattcttcttccaAGTCACCATTGGAATAAAAGAAGTTTGAACAATTCCACTTTGTAGTATATTTACATCtctacacatatatatgtgaaatcatgcatgcatgcagCACATACACATAAATAGATACACATAGGACTTCTAGAGATTTTTACAGTAAGGTCATTCTCAAGATCTTTACCGacagggggggggggggggggggaagacTATAAGGTTATATTGTCAAGCTAAGATTCCATTGTGCAGGATACCAAATTAGGA encodes the following:
- the LOC116261775 gene encoding protein disulfide-isomerase like 2-1: MASPKIWFSLSALALLLVVAVADVVVLNEGNFEQEVGKERGALVEFYAPWCGHCKKLAPEYEKLGATFKKTKSILIGKVDCDEHKSLCSKYGVTGYPTIKWFPQGSLDPKSYEGARTADALVEFVNTEGGTNMKLAVIPSDVVVLTEHNFDEVVLDEKKNVLVEFYAPWCGHCKSLAPTYEKVATAFKLEEDVVIANLDADKYKDLAEKYGISGFPTLKFFPKDNKAGEDYDGGRDLDDFVTFINGKAGTSRDSKGHLTSQAGIVSSLSALVKELVDAAEGERKAVLSQIEEEVDKLEGSAARYGKIYAKAAKAFIEKGVDYPKKEMERLQRMLEKSVSPSKADEFVLKRNVLSVFASS